The following DNA comes from Roseofilum reptotaenium CS-1145.
CTCGATCTCCCCTTGCAGGTGAACATCGCCATAGGTGAGGCGATCGCTCCATTGAATTTCGGTGAGCGCTTCCACATTTTGCAGATACATAGCCAAACGCTCTAAACCATAGGTGATTTCAATGGCAACGGGATGACAATCAATGCCTCCACATTGCTGAAAATAGGTAAATTGGGTGACTTCCATGCCATCGAGCCAAACTTCCCAACCGACTCCCCAAGCGCCTAGGGTGGGAGATTCCCAATTATCTTCGACAAAGCGAATATCGTGATCTTCAGGCTGAATACCGAGAACCCGTAAGGAGTCCAGATAAAGATCCTGAATGTTATCGGGAGAAGGTTTCATCAGCACTTGATACTGATAATAGTGCTGGTAACGGTTAGGATTTTCTCCATAGCGTCCGTCGGTGGGACGACGACAGGGTTCGACATAAGCGACAGACCAAGGTTCTGGCCCGATCGCCCTCAGAAACGTATGGGGACTCATCGTACCTGCCCCTTTCTCCGTATCATAGGGCTGGACAACCAAACACCCGCGATCGGCCCAAAACTGATTTAAGGTAGCGATGACTGACTGAAAATTCACCCGGAAATTGTCCTCAATCGAATACAACAATTTCTATTTTCCCTTAAAAGTGTGAGGGGGCGTAACGAGTAATGAACAATGATATACTCCGGATGAAGTTGTCAATGGAGCATACTACCCATGTATGAAACCTACGGACCAGCCCCTTGGATTAAAACCGATCGCTACGGAATTACCAAAACTCTTCCCCCTGAGACTTCTGTAATTTGGTACAAAGCACTGCTACTGTGTGCCAATGGAGATGGAGAACTCTCACAACCCGAACGGGATTGGGTCATTGGTCATGCCACAACCTACCACCCTGAGATGAGTGAGAGCCAAATTGATGAACTGAGAAATTTCAACGGAACTGGCACAACGGATGATATCGAAAAACTCGTATTCAGCGATCCCTTAGCCAAAAAGGGACGTTATGTTCTCGTTTATGAGGCAATTCAGGCTTCGGCTGCAGATGGGGACTACAGTGACGGAGAAAAAGCGACGATTCGTAAAATGGCGGGCAAGCTCGGAATTGGTGAAGCCAAAGTAGCAGAACTTGAGAGTTTGTTTGAAGAAGAGAAGGCGTTAAAAGAGAAGCGGATTCGGATCTGGCATCCTGAAGGGATT
Coding sequences within:
- the glyQ gene encoding glycine--tRNA ligase subunit alpha, whose translation is MNFQSVIATLNQFWADRGCLVVQPYDTEKGAGTMSPHTFLRAIGPEPWSVAYVEPCRRPTDGRYGENPNRYQHYYQYQVLMKPSPDNIQDLYLDSLRVLGIQPEDHDIRFVEDNWESPTLGAWGVGWEVWLDGMEVTQFTYFQQCGGIDCHPVAIEITYGLERLAMYLQNVEALTEIQWSDRLTYGDVHLQGEIEQCTYNFEASNPELLFKLFELYEQEATQLIDKGLVTPGLDYVLKCSHSFNLLDARGVIAVTERTRYIGRIRSLARKIAHLYLEQREKLGFPLSIKN
- a CDS encoding TerB family tellurite resistance protein codes for the protein MYETYGPAPWIKTDRYGITKTLPPETSVIWYKALLLCANGDGELSQPERDWVIGHATTYHPEMSESQIDELRNFNGTGTTDDIEKLVFSDPLAKKGRYVLVYEAIQASAADGDYSDGEKATIRKMAGKLGIGEAKVAELESLFEEEKALKEKRIRIWHPEGIPGED